From the Lysinibacillus fusiformis genome, the window CATTGTCATGGCCCCCTAATAGATTGGCAGTTAGATGGCTGTACCAGCACTGCCTTTTGATAGTTTTTCAGAAATAATAAGGACAACTAAAATTAAACAAATTTGTAAGACACCATAAGCACAGGCGGTCCCAAATTTAAATGCATATAATTTTTGGAATATCGCTACAGACAATGGAATAGTGGATGTACTGTAAATTAGAATGGATGCAACAAATTCACCAAAGCTTTGCACGAGGGCTAAGAGTGTCCCTGCTAAAATCCCGGTGAATGTTAAAGGCACGACAATACGTCTAAATGTATACCACCAGTTGGCCCCTAAGCCACGTGATGCCTCTTCAATCGATTGATCTAGCTGTACAAGAGAGGCGGATGTTGATCGAAAAACAAGTGGTAAATGTCGAATAAAGTAGGCTAATGGCAAAATCCAAAATGTACCGATCAATACTTGATTAAAACTAAAGATGCTTTCTGTACTAAAGGCAGCAATTAAATTAACAGCTACAACTGTTCCTGGCAAAGCCCAAGGTACCATTATCAAAATATCGAGCAAGGTTTTCCCTTTAAAATTTAAGCGCACCATAGCATAAGCGGCCGCGACACCAAAGATGATATTGCCCAGTGTTGCAATGACACCCATTTGAATGGAGTTCCAAATGGGTCGCCAGGTGCGCTCATCGGTAAAAAGGGCAATATAATGATCGATTGTATAGTCGGTCGGGAGAATTTGGGTTTTCCAAGCTCCATCCACAGAAAAGGATATCAATATCAGCACTAAAATAGGCAATATCAATATTAATGTGCCAACAAAAGAGGCAATTGTTGCTATAATTTTCACCTTTTTTGAGGATACCTCTGAACGGTGAACACTAATTCCCTTACTGAGATTTTGATAATTTCGGCGATTTTGATACCAACGCATGATGATTAAAAAAGTGATAGACACAAAGGATAATATCATCGACTGTGTTGCAGCCATCTCAAGATTCCCATTTGTACGTGATAAATAAATTTGCATTGTCATAGTGCGCTCCACACCAAACATTAAAGGTGCAGTATAAGAAGCCATAGAAATCATAAACACCAATAAGGATGAGGCAACAATAGAAGGTGTGAGCATTGGTAAAATAACCTTTGTCCATACGCGAATACGTCCTGCACCCAGACTAGTAGCAGCCTCTTCAAGAGCTGGATCAAGCCCCTTAATAGCAGCAGAGGCTGTTAAATAGAAGTACGTATACATTGTGAATGTATGGACGACGATGACTCCCCATATTCCCTTCAAGGCAAAAGGCACATGATCTAACCCAAATAGATGCTGCAAAATTCGTGGGAAAATCCCGCTATCCCCATATAAAAATGAAAAGGAAAGCACACCCACTAAAGGAGGAAGTGCCATTGGAACCAAAACTAAAACGGACAATATCCGTCTCCCAGGGAAATTATAGCGTTCTAGTAAAAAGGCCATCGTTACCCCAACAAGAGCACAGCAAATAACACTGACAAATGAAATATAAATACTGGTCCACAAACCCTCTAAATTTGCTGGACTAGCTATATCAAAAAATTTCTTATAGTGAAAGAATGCTTCATCCCCTGCAAAGCTTTGGATGAAAGTTTGATAGAAGGGGTAAATCACATAGGCGAACAACACTAA encodes:
- a CDS encoding ABC transporter permease gives rise to the protein MGKQSESVWTRIFQANWFVYVLISPLFLVLFAYVIYPFYQTFIQSFAGDEAFFHYKKFFDIASPANLEGLWTSIYISFVSVICCALVGVTMAFLLERYNFPGRRILSVLVLVPMALPPLVGVLSFSFLYGDSGIFPRILQHLFGLDHVPFALKGIWGVIVVHTFTMYTYFYLTASAAIKGLDPALEEAATSLGAGRIRVWTKVILPMLTPSIVASSLLVFMISMASYTAPLMFGVERTMTMQIYLSRTNGNLEMAATQSMILSFVSITFLIIMRWYQNRRNYQNLSKGISVHRSEVSSKKVKIIATIASFVGTLILILPILVLILISFSVDGAWKTQILPTDYTIDHYIALFTDERTWRPIWNSIQMGVIATLGNIIFGVAAAYAMVRLNFKGKTLLDILIMVPWALPGTVVAVNLIAAFSTESIFSFNQVLIGTFWILPLAYFIRHLPLVFRSTSASLVQLDQSIEEASRGLGANWWYTFRRIVVPLTFTGILAGTLLALVQSFGEFVASILIYSTSTIPLSVAIFQKLYAFKFGTACAYGVLQICLILVVLIISEKLSKGSAGTAI